The Thermodesulfovibrionales bacterium genome segment GGTCGACGAGGCCGGCACCCTTCAGTTCAGAAACGACATCTACGGAAGGGACGTACGCCTCGATGAGGCACTCCGGAAGAAAGCCTCTCTTCCCTGACTCTGAAGAATTGTGTTCCCGCTTTCATGATTTCCATCCTCCCGGCATACCATATTCTCATGTCGTTCCGATTTCTCCTTGACTCCTGAGACATCCTGTGATAAAAGAAAATTAGAGGAAACGTTCTTTCCGATAAAGGGGACGGTCGTTCGGGACGGCCGTCAGGGTGTCAAAGAAACAGGACCGGATTCAGCGCTTTTTCTCCAGCAGAATCCGGCCAAGAGAGAAAGGAGGATATCATGCCTTATTACGTAATTCTCAGTACGCTGACCGATGAAGGACGGAAGACGATCAAGCAGAACCCCGAAAGGATCCTCGAGGTTGTCAAGGAACTCGGAGGCATGGGAGTGAAAGTCCATGAACAGTATGCTGTCCTCGGTCCCTATGATTTTGTGAACATTGTGGAGGCCCCTGACAACGAGACGATCATGAAGGTCTCCATGCATGTCGGTTCGAGAGGGTCGGTCCAGCTCTTAACCCTTGCCGCGTTGCCGGTGGAGGAATTCATTAAGAAGATAAAATAGGGCTCCGGGGCTTGCTCATGGGCGATGGAAGGCGGTCACCTTCACATTCGCATAAAGAGGGAGGCGGGCGCGCTTCAAAACCTTTCCCGCCTCCCTACGAATCGAATTTTATGCAACATTAACGGCCCCGAATGAAATAGTCCATAAGCCTATGTCCCTCTTCAACGACCATGGCGTCCTTCCTCTCCATGAGGGACTCATCGTATGCGGCGCCTTCATTCTTCCTCATCCTTCTGCTGTCATATATCACAAAGGGCACGGGTTCTTCGGTATGAGTTCTCACCTCTGTCGGCGTCGCGTGGTCCGGCATAAGCAATATCCGGTATTCATCAAAGGCCTTTGCCCCGCTGAGAACCGTGCCGACGACCAGGGCATCAAAGTCTTCGACGGCCCTTACCTTGTCCCGGCAATTCCCTGAATGCCCCGCCTCATCAGGGGCCTCGACATGGATATAGACAAAATCGACTTCCTCGAGGGCCTTCAGAGAATACTCGGCCTTTCCGATATAGTTCGTATCGATATAGCCTGTTACGCCAGGGACCCTGAGGATCTCAAACCCTGCGTATACGCCGAGCCCCTTTGTCAGGTCCACTGCTGAGACGAGTGCGCCGGAAAGGGCATACTTTTCCCTGAAGGTCGGCATCTTCGGTTTTCTCCCCTGTCCCCAGAGCCAGATGCTGTTGGCGGGCCTCTTTCCTTTGCTTATGCGCTCCTTGTTTATCTGATTGCCTTCGAGGACCCCCACCGACCTTCTCATGAGATCCCGTATGACCTCTTCACCTTCTCCACAGGGAAGATAGTCCGAGATCTCTTTCCCGGTTATATCGTGAGGAGGAACACATTCAATGTCCGATGTGCCATGACGCCAGACCATGAGATGGCGATAACTGACACCGGGATAGAAAGAGATTGTCTCTGTCCCGAGTTCCCGGTCGATCTCCTTTATCATGGCCCCGGCCTCTTCCGTAGATATATGCCCTCCGCTGTAATCCTCCATCACCGCATGGTTCTTTTGCCTATCGAATTTCAGGGTGACAAGATTGCACCGGTAAGCCACATCATCTTCTTTCAACTCTATGCCCATGCTGGCTGCCTCGAGAGGCGCACGGCCGCTGTAGAAGACCTTGGGGTCATACCCGAGGATGCTGAGGTTCGCGACGTCAGATCCCGGATGGAAACCAGCAGGAATGGTTCTGACAGAGCCGATAACCCCTTCTCTCGCGAGGCGGTCCATATTCGGGGTGAAGGCAGCCTGAAGGGGTGT includes the following:
- a CDS encoding GYD domain-containing protein, whose product is MPYYVILSTLTDEGRKTIKQNPERILEVVKELGGMGVKVHEQYAVLGPYDFVNIVEAPDNETIMKVSMHVGSRGSVQLLTLAALPVEEFIKKIK
- a CDS encoding cofactor-independent phosphoglycerate mutase produces the protein MKYIVIIGDGMADRPLKELGGKTPLQAAFTPNMDRLAREGVIGSVRTIPAGFHPGSDVANLSILGYDPKVFYSGRAPLEAASMGIELKEDDVAYRCNLVTLKFDRQKNHAVMEDYSGGHISTEEAGAMIKEIDRELGTETISFYPGVSYRHLMVWRHGTSDIECVPPHDITGKEISDYLPCGEGEEVIRDLMRRSVGVLEGNQINKERISKGKRPANSIWLWGQGRKPKMPTFREKYALSGALVSAVDLTKGLGVYAGFEILRVPGVTGYIDTNYIGKAEYSLKALEEVDFVYIHVEAPDEAGHSGNCRDKVRAVEDFDALVVGTVLSGAKAFDEYRILLMPDHATPTEVRTHTEEPVPFVIYDSRRMRKNEGAAYDESLMERKDAMVVEEGHRLMDYFIRGR